gaTATTATAATTCTACTATGCGAGCTCTAAATTCACAGCATAACAATTTATCCAATAACAAGACAATGTCTATAAATGATTTAGTCAAGCGTCGATAATACGGTTGGAATACACAAACGaattatttagttaattatatcgtCAAAGggtataatgtaataatatccAATTCTCTAAACTACATTGGACGCTGTTTACCTGTTCTTTCTGTTCGATATTCGCGCCTGCTGCAAGAAGCAATTCGCAAATATCTGTATGTCCCATCTCGGCTGCAATATGTATGGACGATTGAAGCCTCTAAAGTAAATggataagaaacaaaagattaaattttattataacagatttctattataaattttgcgaTATTTGATGTTgaatgtaattgtaaaaattttaattttaggaGATTGGAGACAAGCATACTATTCCGTGTGCTACaagaaatcttattttttatgacataCCTACACACATGGTTGTATCAATTTTACATGACATATCAATTTCAAGACTTGTTCACTATGCCATATAAGTAAAaagtagatattttataataaataaaaattacaaaaactaCACTAATTTAtagctaaaaattattttgaactaAAGAAAGCGTTTTCATTGtccaaaaatctataaaaatcgTTTTGTCAggtttaaaataacaaaaaaatatttttttgtaaattaatgtaattatgtatCTATATAATTAGTTTGCAATTACGTTTCTTTTTACagacaaaatatcaaataaaaagttcAAATATGGATCCGCAAGAATTTACGCGACACGAAATGTGTTAATAATACGATGATTATTAAGAATAtacaaaatgcaattattattttacataccaGATTCAAACAATTGAGATCGACGcctttgttaattaatatctctACCGTTTCTACTTCGTTGTTTTGACAGGCCAAATGTAAAGGCGTATTACCATTCTGTAACAGACAATATGAAGAGGATTTGTacgatttatttgatatatcttTCCCAGTGAAAATTATTTCGcgtctctctttcctctcgataataattaattttattcattacgTCACACGATTGCGTGCCTGCGATCGAACGCCAAGATATATTTCTAAGCACAATGTACCAACAAAATATTGCTAGTCATTATGTATACAGTAGTCTCAGcttgaattatatttagaaatgcCGAGGTATATCTGTACCTTACACTGCTTGTTAAGATCAGCCCCGTGCTGAATCATGGAGTCGAGTATTCCTTTGCACCCCTGACTTGCGGCGACATGAAGGGGAGTAAAGCCCTCCTGGAAATaattgattcaaataaatcatATGAAATAATGATCGTGATAGGCGATACAAAATAATGAATCCTTAttccataataaaatttcgttttTACGATTTATCCAGCCGAATATAAAAAAGCTATGGctgaataaaattaacgtCTACATTTTTtcagctttaaaataatattaaagtttaactattgcaaatatgagtttatatgtaattttatttatgcaaatgttcccttttttatttgttcattaagTGGATGTAATCGCTCAACTATTCAATTTACCGCGTCGATTAGCTCGGTGTTCGCTCCGgcctttaataataattgcgcgATCCCTGTGTGCCTCGTTCTGGTAGCTACATGAAGCGGGGTATTGCCGTCGTTATCCTGAGCATCTACGTTAGCCCCTAATCCTATAAGGACTTCAACCGCATCCAAGTGTTCCTCGGCGCAGGCACAGTGTAACGGCGTTTGTCCTTTCTGGAAATGAATCCAGATTTCGGGGAAGTTCAATCAAGGTTTGGGCGATTTCCATAtgtatattcattattataattttactatacttaagaaaaatataagtcaTGGTCTAGCACGTATGTAttgatcattttttaaaacaaataaaaagtattttttgaaaattattatcgtttaaacaataatatttacgaggaaaagaaatataacatttttattcaatatattctGCATACCTTTTGCAGTGGACGAACGTCAGAAAAACACGTTATATTTTAGTCTCTCTTGTTTTGCAGAATGTTTATTGAGCGAATGAAAATACTGTGTAGATTTAAgagtaatatttttcgaaaatatgAGCTATATTAACTACATCGTATAAACTTCAGACAGGATGTTAAAAGCAATAGTTTGTGTGAAAATTCTGAATATAACAGTCTCAGTTCCAAGGGTCTTGCTTATCTCTGtcagattatttataatattcgtTGCACTTGTGATCTAACAGTGTGCAACATAGAAAATGAACTCAATACAAATTCGAGTTATTAAAGCTACCTGTAACGACGCCTATCAATCCTATTGAGGGAAGAAAGAACTCTCGTAGAATTCTCTTATTTACAGatacttttaaagttttaaccTGCAGTGCTTTCGGCATTGCAATGCTTGTAAGAGttctaaatatttcattgaaatatcttttagataaATCTGTATTGAAACTATTtccgatattttttcttattataaataaataattatcaaatatatagaCGTTGCAAATCTTGATAATTTGACATTGAATCAATGTTGttctttgtaatatttcttaatagcTAATTTGATAATAGAATGATTAAAAGTGATAAAGagatatttacttaatttttataaacatttatacaattctattaacatttactttattgcaaaattataaaaattttacgatgattaattatatcattaaagTATTGACACGTAAATATATTTGGTCATAATAGATCTTacagcttttttaaaattgatatcaagTAGATATTACCGATAGAATGGAAATAACTTAATAGATATTACGAAAGTTAAGATTTAACGATTATTAATTGCATTGTTACAAATATGTGCTCAAGCtcaaaattatctaaattatataaatagatccTATGGCTTTTCGTAATCAAAATCAAATCTCTCTTGCGGAGAGAAATTGGAAGTGACTGATTACCCAAGAATGATTAACAGATACGGCAAACCGCTCGGCATCCAGTAGAGACTGAGCGGAATGCTGCGCCTATATCATGGAAATTAGAATTCCACGCGAAAGGAAAATTGAGAAGGGATACGGGAATAAATTGAATGAGAAAGCAAGAGTATCCAGGATACGGGGAGGTGAGGGTCCGTTTACAAAGTCTCCCGTAAAATGTACTCCAAGCCAACGGTTGGTCGAGTTTCACAGTCGCGGAGGCCCCCCTCCGGGGATTTCGCTTGCCTCTCGATAAGGACACTATGGCAGTTGACACCGGGTGAGAGAGATCCACTTTCCCAGGATTTAAAtcaagagaggaagaaagcgACAGAGATGCGCTCGTGTCTGGCGACACACCTGAGCGAGagtgaatatacatatacgtctACACATGCGGAAATCCGAGCGGGTCCTCTTACCGCCGCGTGTTAAACGGACGGTCGATTGTTCCTgtcgataaattataaatatccccTTTTGTGTCTTCATTCGCCTCGCGATCGATACTCGCACTGCTCCATGGCCGAGTCACCGCGCGCTAATATTCTAGTGCAATTTTTGATGTATTTTCACTGTCTCTCGGATCAATCggatatatgatatttaatttaatcattatttgcGTAAAATGCGGTGAGAgagaactttaatatttttttgtgtatgagtgatttattatatcgcgataatataattaataatcgcaaaaaataatacgtaatttaatataatttatttgctaaattaataacataattaatcttttacgcATGTCGATTCCTTGGCTGTAATATACGAATGTAATATCCcgaaaaagtattttcttttcatgTCGTGTTACGTCGTTTTCTGATTTTCATGTGCtccttatatatgtatatcacgtatctttaatgtataaaaggCCAGGATCAACAGGGCTCTTAGGTATGTCCCAAACGTGCGCGTGGGGATGTTAggtgtatatattatacaatattctcTGTGTATCGGGAGGCAGCTTGAGATATCCCAGAGAGTGCCCGCGTCACATGTCAAAACTGATCGCGAAGTGTAGACAGATGCTTATCATCGCTGCAGGTATATGAATAAAAGCCATAGGAGCCCCGGCATCTATTGGAAATAGagtgaagagagagaaagagagagatgcaCGCGAGGATTGATCGCACGAATGATTTATTGGGAAAATGCGCTGCCAAGTGATAACTGATTCCAAAGAGCGGATGTTTTCCTCTGCGAAACCCTTTATAAACGACCTCCGCTGGATACGTTGAATTATTGTTATGGCTCGagaataatgaatttttatttactgcgGATACTGCGGCTACGTTAAGCACTAATTCACCGTCACACGTGCTAAATCAAATAAAcgatatatgaatataatctTACTTCTAACTTGCGTGCAACAcgaacaatatattataattacatcaaAAGCGACGCATTTACATTAAATGCGCCTcgacattattttacaaataattacagCTTTTAAaggcaaaattatattacaaaatattgttacagGTAATTAGTCTGTGATTTTCAAGCGAGGGATGGGatgcataaaattttgcataatttatgtATGCAAATATTTTCTGAGAGAGacaactaaattaataatttatgagagcgaacttgtgtacacaattgcGATTGCGCAAATGAATCTACCTCCTACGCGAAATTTACGCAAAAGCACTTTTGATTGGTGATGTTGTTATGCGAGAGAACTTTCGCGAGCGAAGTTCGGGCAACCAAGATGTTAATGGATGGACGGATGGACGGGCATCCCTCgagatatgtgtgtgtgtgtgtgtgtgtgtgtgtgtgagcgcacgtgcgtgcgtgcgcgtgttcCGGGATCGGAGAGGTAAAATGGTGGGAATCAGATTTCCGGGTGTAGAATATCTCATTGCAATACAGAATTCGAGACACTGAGCTCGCCCGTATTGCACGAGAACGCGTTGATGCATTTTGATATGCATGCGATACGCATATTATTGTATCATCGAAGTTATAACAAGataaactaatttatttatcatgctatttgtttattgctttaataatttgtataaaaattatatatatcttgatTTCATGAGGTCATAAGAGTATCCAGGATTTTTCTCGAGGAAAAGCAGTTTATCAACTTTGTTACcacatacaaaaatttttatgcaaataaattgcttttttagatattttagagCTTAACAAGTTTCCTCATTTCTGAtttgaaatattctttgtaaaaaataaacaaattttaaataaagacatAGAAAGCTTTCCGTATAAAAAACATTgccaaatattattgaaaaatgttaaaataaagttaagtaaaaagtaaaaaatttacaaaagtaaagAATTATgccacaattttttttcaaagccATTTAACACATcttcacttttttaaataaaataaccaaAAACTTActcaaagtttaaaataaacttgtatgtatattttttataattaaaattaaaaaagtaataaatgttGATAGGTTTCGGACCTCCTACCTTCCTTTCATGACTTTAGTaacatttcaattaaattaaattcaaactATCAATATATCagtgtatatttttctttgttacgTTTTATTGACAATACTGTCATCAAGATAGTTACTGTTTCTTGAGTTCCTTTGACGTTGCAtagtattttatcttttaataaaatttgttactcTTCCATCTTTAggttgtaaattttacaacacATTTATAAAAGCTTATCTAATAGTTTCTTTAAAACCAACAAAATAAAGgttttttttggttaaaaagttaaaataatctcgtattcttaaatatttttcaaataaaatataaaggtaTGGGCGTTTCCATGTAAATGTACTgactgattaaaaattaaaatgttgtacTGAAATTAGAGGCTATTTCTGCTTACCTTGTCCGTGGCGTCCAGCACGATCTGCGGGATGTTTGCAAGCGCTGTGATTACCGCGGGATGTCCGGTGATGGCTGCATGATGAAGGGCAGTCGCCCCGGTGCAGTCGATGGCCTCACCGTTTAACGACTCCACTGCTTCGGCGAGGTATTCCACCACGGCTACGTTGCTGCCGCGAGCACCGCACATTAAGAGAGTGTGTTGTTTCTACACGTAAAGAAGTCTGTTGTTCGTGTGTTCTTAAGTTTAGTATTaaagttcaatatttttttgtgattttaatACGCAAAGGAATTCTGTGGGCCGTCTTCATAGCGGTTCTCCTATAATTTACGTCTTTCACTCTCTTTGCACTGTCACACGCGTGATAAAAATTCCGTGCGACGCGCCGAGCGGGCAAGGAGATGAAAACACGCGCTTATTATTTAGGATCGATGCCAATATCAATATTGACACCGCCGCGGTTTCTCAGCGACGTTGAAATCCCAATGTActtacattactttttttcacgACCGCCGCTTGAGGTTTCTGTTTCTCCATTTCCTTTTTCTACGATACATTGCCGATCGATAAACTTCAATTAAATGTACGATTTAATTCTGCACAACATGCCCCGAGAAATTTCGtcggataaaatttttttcgttatttgaaattttctcgTCATCTAAATCAAGTTTTCTTCAAGCGTGACTATTATCGCAACATCCTGCGCAAGTTTCGTATATGCTTAACAGATTTTACAGTAAATGTTGGCATTTGCGAAGTCGTGCATAAGGAACAgcttcaaatttatttttacttgaaatatttaatgaggCAATTGTTAAAGGATTGGTATACCTTGTTAATCGCAGATACGTTTGCTCCGGCATTGATCAGCATCTTCACCGCGTCTCGGTGTCCGTGTTGGGCGGCCATATGTAAAGGTCGCATTCCATACTTGAAAGAGAAATGAACAGCCCGGAAATTAATGTGCGACGAGGAATTTCATCAAGTCGGTCGTCGCCTAGATTAAATTCCGAAAGAAATGTCGctccaaaaatatatattaatgtttcgtaataaagtaatttataaatcggtacgtttatattaatttgctcTATATGGAAGCACTTGACAATATTAAATCtacagattttatttgtttttaatgtgcaagagtttttcttttttgtgcgGAAACGTACCGTTCATATTTTGCCTTGCTATCccaatttacatttatttaataaaccgtctctctctctctctctctctctctctctttctctctctcgctctcttcctctttctctttcttgctCTCAATAGTGtgtaattaagaaaagaagaaggaaaatGTGCCATACCTTATCTCTCGCTTCGATATCACATTTTGCTTGTATCAACATCTCTATAATTTCTGTGTTTCCTCGAGACGCTGCCCAATGAATCGGAGCGCGAccatactatatataaaaaagattttaatcataaatgtgtgtgtgtgtgtgtgtgtgtgtgtgtgtgtgtgtgtgtgtgtgtgtgtgtgttagaAGTGGTTATCACTTTTGATAAcatcaaattgaaatttttgacaaaaaataaagtagaaaattaaacgagaaataacgttttattaaatatttttatcttcaaaGCAGTTTTAGTGACTTACATTATTCCTGGAATCTACGTCGACAGTCTCCTTGAGTACTTTACGAACGGTGTCCGCTTCGTTTTTTATCACAGCTTCGTGTAGAAGAAGATCATTCTTaagaactgaaaaaaaagacataatATTGGAAAGAATATAGGATaaacaatgataaaaatattaaaaaataagtaaatatgtaacaatataaagtatttttaaaaataaaatgcagtgcttttat
This genomic stretch from Monomorium pharaonis isolate MP-MQ-018 chromosome 4, ASM1337386v2, whole genome shotgun sequence harbors:
- the LOC105832139 gene encoding ankyrin repeat and death domain-containing protein 1A isoform X1, which encodes MVDKEELRITKAKAPPPPLNLSEAIEDEVLNQKTARILKNDLLLHEAVIKNEADTVRKVLKETVDVDSRNNYGRAPIHWAASRGNTEIIEMLIQAKCDIEARDKYGMRPLHMAAQHGHRDAVKMLINAGANVSAINKKQHTLLMCGARGSNVAVVEYLAEAVESLNGEAIDCTGATALHHAAITGHPAVITALANIPQIVLDATDKKGQTPLHCACAEEHLDAVEVLIGLGANVDAQDNDGNTPLHVATRTRHTGIAQLLLKAGANTELIDAEGFTPLHVAASQGCKGILDSMIQHGADLNKQCKNGNTPLHLACQNNEVETVEILINKGVDLNCLNLRLQSSIHIAAEMGHTDICELLLAAGANIEQKEQSGRTPLYIAARGSFTAIVDMIIKTARLDYPTPEISNSDKEVRELTPARRWWREGSRGGSISSNNGRLSEQVRSILWKLAYKQLAPEDWKKLAFHWAFTPEQIRAIEHQYTVRLERSYEKDDKASIIGPSSYKEHGFRMLMIWATGLNPDVPLIKELCEALSAVDKKAIADSIHKQMEQGEEKGKSKGQRCHKCSIT
- the LOC105832139 gene encoding ankyrin repeat and death domain-containing protein 1A isoform X3, whose product is MVDKEELRITKAKAPPPPLNLSEAIEDEVLNQKTARILKNDLLLHEAVIKNEADTVRKVLKETVDVDSRNNYGRAPIHWAASRGNTEIIEMLIQAKCDIEARDKYGMRPLHMAAQHGHRDAVKMLINAGANVSAINKKQHTLLMCGARGSNVAVVEYLAEAVESLNGEAIDCTGATALHHAAITGHPAVITALANIPQIVLDATDKKGQTPLHCACAEEHLDAVEVLIGLGANVDAQDNDGNTPLHVATRTRHTGIAQLLLKAGANTELIDAEGFTPLHVAASQGCKGILDSMIQHGADLNKQCKNGNTPLHLACQNNEVETVEILINKGVDLNCLNLRLQSSIHIAAEMGHTDICELLLAAGANIEQKEQSGRTPLYIAARGSFTAIVDMIIKTARLDYPTPEISNSDKEVRELTPARRWWREGSRGGSISSNNGRLSEQVRSILWKLAYKQLAPEDWKKLAFHWAFTPEQIRAIEHQYTGPSSYKEHGFRMLMIWATGLNPDVPLIKELCEALSAVDKKAIADSIHKQMEQGEEKGKSKGQRCHKCSIT
- the LOC105832139 gene encoding ankyrin repeat and death domain-containing protein 1A isoform X2, with translation MVDKEELRITKAKAPPPPLNLSEAIEDEVLNQKTARILKNDLLLHEAVIKNEADTVRKVLKETVDVDSRNNYGRAPIHWAASRGNTEIIEMLIQAKCDIEARDKYGMRPLHMAAQHGHRDAVKMLINAGANVSAINKKQHTLLMCGARGSNVAVVEYLAEAVESLNGEAIDCTGATALHHAAITGHPAVITALANIPQIVLDATDKKGQTPLHCACAEEHLDAVEVLIGLGANVDAQDNDGNTPLHVATRTRHTGIAQLLLKAGANTELIDAEGFTPLHVAASQGCKGILDSMIQHGADLNKQCKNGNTPLHLACQNNEVETVEILINKGVDLNCLNLRLQSSIHIAAEMGHTDICELLLAAGANIEQKEQSGRTPLYIAARGSFTAIVDMIIKTARLDYPTPEISNSDKEVRELTPARRWWREGSRGGSISSNNGRLSEQVRSILWKLAYKQLAPEDWKKLAFHWAFTPEQIRAIEHQYTASIIGPSSYKEHGFRMLMIWATGLNPDVPLIKELCEALSAVDKKAIADSIHKQMEQGEEKGKSKGQRCHKCSIT
- the LOC105832139 gene encoding ankyrin repeat and death domain-containing protein 1A isoform X4 — translated: MLIQAKCDIEARDKYGMRPLHMAAQHGHRDAVKMLINAGANVSAINKKQHTLLMCGARGSNVAVVEYLAEAVESLNGEAIDCTGATALHHAAITGHPAVITALANIPQIVLDATDKKGQTPLHCACAEEHLDAVEVLIGLGANVDAQDNDGNTPLHVATRTRHTGIAQLLLKAGANTELIDAEGFTPLHVAASQGCKGILDSMIQHGADLNKQCKNGNTPLHLACQNNEVETVEILINKGVDLNCLNLRLQSSIHIAAEMGHTDICELLLAAGANIEQKEQSGRTPLYIAARGSFTAIVDMIIKTARLDYPTPEISNSDKEVRELTPARRWWREGSRGGSISSNNGRLSEQVRSILWKLAYKQLAPEDWKKLAFHWAFTPEQIRAIEHQYTVRLERSYEKDDKASIIGPSSYKEHGFRMLMIWATGLNPDVPLIKELCEALSAVDKKAIADSIHKQMEQGEEKGKSKGQRCHKCSIT